The following DNA comes from Gottschalkia purinilytica.
ATCTAGAATAATATTCGGTATTATTATCATCATTAATTTAAAATTATAAAGAAATTAAAATTTCCATAAAAATCTTAGAGATATTTATGGTTAATAGAAATAAATATATTATTGTTTTATATACTCCTTACTCATATATGATATTGGTAATTATATTTAAAAAACTATATTATGTTCTTTATCTTAGAAATAATTAATATAAAAATCTTATGTTATTTATTATGTTGTTTAATAAGGCACACAAAATACCTCTATTAAATTACTATTTAATAAATTATAATTTAAAATATTTTAGAAAATAATAGATTATCAAACTTAGCAACTATAAATTCTAATGTATTACAGTTTTATTGTACTTGATTGAAAAACTTGTAAATAAAGCTAATATATGATTCAATACAAATTTATTAATAAACAGTTATTTATTTTCGTTAAATATAAACATATAGTTTAATCATTCTTTCACACTTCCACTTTTTAATAGAGATCCTTATTATATATGACCTTATTTCTCAAAATAATAACATCTTTCTATATATATTTGCATCAAATTGCAAAAAATAACAAAAAGAATACATTAAATGCATTCTTTTCTTATCTTTACGAGCTAATCTTATACTTAATATAATCTATCTATAAATCGGTAATACCTTAAATAGCTATCTATATTAAAATAGAAATCATCATAAAACAATTAATGTTTATAATAATTCTTTTATTTATCATAAACTAAAGTGTACAAAATAAAGAACTTTTTTACAAATACTTTATAAAAACCTAATAAGATAAAGTATTCTCATAGACAGGATATAAAAATAAGCAAAATTATATTAATAATATGTAAAAATTATAGAATTGAAATATTTATAAAATATAAAGATTTGAAATAGTTTAAAAAAATTAGAGAAAATGCTCTATTTGTCCAGAGATATATCCTAAAACGATAGATTTTTAAAAATGAATTTTAATATCAAATTAAAAATCGTGTAGTAATATTTTATGTAGAGAAAAATAGAGCCCTTATTTACCAGATTTAATCTGGTTATATTTATTACATGGAAGTGATTAATGATTAGTTAATTAATATATTTTTTAGTAAACTTTGCAATATGTCATAAAGCTTAAATCAACTTATTCTTCAAGCTTGTAATAATGATTTTTGGAAAACAAACATGAGTTTTTATCGTCAAATATTATAATTCTGTTTTTCTTATCTATCTCTTTTATCTTTCTCTTATTTACTATAAATGACTTATGGCATCTTACAAATTCCTCTGGTAGTTCACTTAAAGAATTTTTTAATGTACCATAAAATAAATACTCATCGTTTTCTAATCTTAATTTTATTTTATGCTTATATCCAATAGACTCAAAATAAAGAATATTATTACATAATACCTTTATCTTTTTATTTCTAGTGTTAACGTAAAAAACATCTCGAACATTACTGTTTATATAATTGTTATATATCTCCTTACATTTTAGCAAAGACTTCTTCATTCTTAATTCTATATCATCTAAACCTCTTACAATAAAGTCTAAAGGATATATATGACTATGTAAAATTTCTAATA
Coding sequences within:
- a CDS encoding response regulator transcription factor, translating into MIKIGICGINQQRVKETELIIDKILFEMKLDCDFKVDILTTHPEELVDHAKNNNQYGVYILNVQDNKGQLKGIRSAINIRKIDYQSSIIFISSRSELILEILHSHIYPLDFIVRGLDDIELRMKKSLLKCKEIYNNYINSNVRDVFYVNTRNKKIKVLCNNILYFESIGYKHKIKLRLENDEYLFYGTLKNSLSELPEEFVRCHKSFIVNKRKIKEIDKKNRIIIFDDKNSCLFSKNHYYKLEE